A portion of the Sphingorhabdus pulchriflava genome contains these proteins:
- the mce gene encoding methylmalonyl-CoA epimerase yields the protein MKLGRLNHIGVATPSIADSIVFYRDVMGATKIHDPFDLPDQGVKVCFVDTPGADGALNGTQIELIEPLPGNTSIAGFLEKNPQGGQHHMCYEVPDIHAAKAEFEAMGKRVLGEPRIGAHGTLIFFVHPRDMGGVLTEIMETPKEAH from the coding sequence ATGAAACTAGGCCGTCTAAACCACATTGGCGTCGCAACGCCTTCAATAGCGGACAGCATCGTGTTCTACCGCGACGTCATGGGTGCGACAAAAATCCATGATCCTTTCGACCTACCCGATCAAGGTGTGAAGGTCTGCTTTGTCGATACACCGGGTGCGGATGGTGCGCTCAACGGCACGCAGATCGAGCTGATCGAGCCGCTGCCGGGCAACACCAGCATCGCGGGCTTCCTTGAAAAGAACCCGCAGGGCGGGCAGCATCATATGTGCTACGAAGTGCCCGATATCCACGCCGCCAAGGCCGAGTTTGAGGCGATGGGCAAGCGCGTGCTCGGCGAGCCGCGCATTGGCGCGCACGGCACGCTGATCTTCTTTGTGCATCCGCGCGACATGGGTGGGGTGCTGACCGAGATTATGGAGACGCCCAAAGAGGCGCATTGA
- a CDS encoding helix-turn-helix domain-containing protein encodes MSKRRIFAGDKLKTLRAERGLRQAEMAERLGISVSYLSQIEHDDRPLTPALLETLARDFPLDWDVDEDDAATRRFAALREAAADPLFPNPLSPDQLARIAEQQPALADQFVALHQAYLHAGQRLQIVDEALSSDNAGGSRLPWEEVRDWFHNSGNYVDILDRAAEALGDKLRGAQLTPAIEGLELYLRNALSISLLYSHNAGLRDFDPQMGHLVIDQSQPAESRRFQLAHQLAAMALRDEISQVVEGAKLRTPASRQLLSIGLANYAAGAILMPYRRFREEARAVRHDIDRLCQAFSVSFEQACHRLSTLQRPNARGVPFFFCRVDMAGNITKRHSATRLQFARFGGACPLWIVHEAVAIPDRILVQLAETPDGVRYVSMAKGLVKPSGSYDRAPRRYAVALGCEIDHAREFIYADGLDLTGRNATQIGISCRLCPRPDCDQRAFPPSDREIIVDPDRRSVVPYSIQ; translated from the coding sequence ATGTCCAAGCGCAGGATTTTTGCGGGTGATAAACTGAAGACGTTGCGCGCCGAACGCGGTCTTAGACAAGCGGAAATGGCCGAACGGCTTGGGATTTCCGTATCCTATCTATCGCAAATCGAACATGACGACCGCCCGCTGACCCCTGCCTTGCTCGAAACGCTGGCGCGCGACTTCCCGCTCGACTGGGATGTCGATGAGGACGATGCTGCTACGCGCCGATTTGCAGCCTTGCGCGAGGCAGCGGCGGATCCGCTATTTCCCAACCCGCTTTCGCCGGACCAGTTGGCCCGTATTGCCGAGCAGCAACCGGCACTGGCGGACCAGTTTGTGGCCTTACATCAAGCCTATCTCCACGCAGGGCAGAGGCTGCAAATCGTCGACGAGGCGCTATCGAGCGACAATGCCGGTGGCTCACGCCTGCCATGGGAAGAAGTGCGCGACTGGTTCCACAATTCGGGCAATTATGTCGACATCCTCGACCGCGCGGCGGAAGCACTGGGGGACAAGTTGCGTGGCGCTCAGCTGACGCCGGCGATCGAGGGTCTCGAACTTTATCTGCGGAACGCTCTGTCGATCTCCTTGCTCTATTCACACAATGCTGGCCTTCGCGATTTTGACCCGCAGATGGGGCATCTAGTGATAGATCAAAGCCAACCCGCCGAAAGCCGCCGTTTCCAGTTGGCACACCAATTGGCCGCGATGGCTCTACGTGATGAAATCAGCCAGGTTGTGGAAGGCGCAAAGCTCCGCACCCCCGCCTCGCGCCAATTGCTCTCCATCGGCCTTGCCAATTATGCCGCAGGGGCGATCCTCATGCCCTATCGGCGCTTCCGTGAAGAGGCGCGCGCGGTACGGCACGACATCGATCGGCTCTGCCAGGCCTTCAGTGTCAGTTTCGAACAGGCCTGCCACCGGCTGTCCACGCTCCAGCGCCCCAATGCGCGCGGCGTGCCCTTCTTCTTTTGCCGTGTCGACATGGCGGGAAATATCACCAAGCGGCACAGCGCCACGCGCTTGCAGTTCGCGCGCTTTGGCGGCGCCTGCCCTTTGTGGATTGTGCACGAAGCCGTCGCCATCCCCGACCGCATTCTAGTCCAGCTAGCGGAGACCCCCGATGGTGTGCGCTATGTCTCAATGGCCAAGGGACTGGTCAAGCCGTCTGGCAGTTATGACCGCGCACCTCGCCGCTATGCCGTCGCGCTGGGTTGCGAAATCGATCATGCGCGTGAGTTCATTTATGCGGATGGCCTCGACCTCACCGGACGCAACGCCACCCAGATCGGCATCAGTTGCCGCCTCTGCCCCCGCCCCGATTGCGATCAACGCGCCTTCCCGCCGAGCGACCGCGAAATCATCGTCGATCCAGACCGGCGGAGTGTCGTGCCTTACAGCATTCAATGA
- a CDS encoding glutathione S-transferase family protein — translation MLFFNSPNPAPNPRRVRIFAAEKGITLPTRDLSIPDREHKSDEFLALNPRGQTPALQLDDGTVISESVAICRYLEGLHPELPLFGRDPREQALIEMWSRRVEMILMPPVGAVWVHTHPFTARLPGRNAEWGESNRPRVDEALRFFDSALHGREFLAADQYTIADILLLTTVDFAGFVGIAMSDDLVSLRAWYARVSARPSAAA, via the coding sequence ATGCTGTTTTTCAACAGCCCGAATCCGGCACCTAATCCGCGCCGGGTCCGCATCTTCGCGGCGGAAAAGGGGATCACGCTACCGACGCGTGATCTCTCTATTCCTGATCGCGAGCATAAGTCGGACGAATTTCTGGCGTTGAACCCGCGTGGGCAAACCCCTGCTCTGCAATTGGACGACGGCACGGTGATTTCCGAAAGCGTCGCCATCTGCCGCTACCTGGAAGGACTGCATCCGGAGCTCCCCTTGTTCGGGCGCGATCCGCGCGAGCAGGCCCTGATCGAAATGTGGAGCCGCCGGGTCGAAATGATCCTGATGCCTCCGGTCGGCGCAGTCTGGGTGCATACCCATCCGTTCACCGCACGGCTGCCGGGCCGCAATGCGGAATGGGGTGAATCCAACCGCCCGCGCGTGGACGAAGCACTGCGCTTCTTCGATAGCGCGCTGCATGGCCGCGAGTTTCTGGCCGCTGACCAATATACGATTGCCGACATATTGCTGCTGACCACCGTCGATTTCGCCGGGTTCGTTGGTATTGCCATGTCGGACGACCTAGTTTCCCTGCGTGCATGGTATGCGCGCGTATCCGCCCGGCCCAGCGCCGCAGCTTGA
- a CDS encoding acyl-CoA carboxylase subunit beta: protein MSANIAEMEKRRAQAMLGGGQKRIDAQHAKGRLTARERLDILLDEGSFEEIDMYVEHNCTDFGMEEQKIPGDGVVTGSGTINGRLVYVFSQDFTVFGGSLSERFAQKMCKVMDMAMKVGAPVIGLNDSGGARIQEGVASLGGYAEVFQRNTLASGVIPQISLIMGPCAGGAVYSPAMTDFIFMVKDSSYMFVTGPDVVKTVTNEVVTQEELGGATTHTTKSGVADNAFENDIEALLAVRDFFDYLPENNRSGVPERPTNDPWDRIENSLDTLIPPNANQPYDMKELIAKVVDEGEFFEVQPGHAGNIVIGFGRVEGCTVGIVANQPMVLAGVLDINSSRKAGRFVRFCDAFEIPIITFVDVPGFLPGTAQEYNGIIKHGAKLLFAYAEATVPKITVITRKAYGGAYDVMASKHLRGDLNYAWPTAEIAVMGAKGAVEIIFRSDIGDPEKIAERTKEYEDRFANPFVAASKGFIDEVIHPHSTRRRIALGLRKLRNKQLENPWKKHDNIPL, encoded by the coding sequence ATGTCCGCAAATATCGCCGAAATGGAGAAGCGCCGCGCGCAGGCCATGTTGGGTGGTGGGCAGAAGCGCATTGATGCGCAGCACGCCAAGGGTCGTCTGACAGCGCGCGAGCGGTTGGATATTTTGCTCGACGAAGGCAGTTTTGAAGAGATCGACATGTATGTCGAACATAACTGTACCGATTTCGGGATGGAGGAACAGAAGATCCCTGGCGACGGCGTGGTCACCGGAAGCGGCACGATCAACGGTCGCCTCGTCTATGTCTTCAGCCAGGATTTCACCGTTTTCGGCGGCTCGCTCTCCGAACGCTTTGCGCAGAAAATGTGCAAGGTGATGGATATGGCGATGAAGGTGGGTGCGCCTGTCATCGGCCTCAACGACAGCGGCGGCGCACGTATCCAGGAAGGCGTGGCTTCGCTCGGCGGATATGCCGAGGTGTTCCAGCGCAATACGCTCGCCTCGGGCGTCATCCCGCAGATCAGCCTGATCATGGGGCCGTGCGCGGGCGGTGCGGTGTACAGCCCTGCGATGACCGACTTCATCTTCATGGTCAAAGACAGCAGCTACATGTTCGTCACCGGTCCTGATGTGGTGAAGACGGTGACCAACGAAGTTGTCACGCAAGAAGAGCTGGGCGGGGCCACAACGCACACCACCAAATCAGGCGTTGCCGACAATGCGTTTGAAAATGACATCGAGGCGCTGCTCGCGGTGCGAGATTTCTTTGACTATCTGCCCGAGAATAACCGCAGCGGCGTTCCTGAACGGCCCACCAATGATCCATGGGATCGCATCGAAAACAGCCTCGACACGCTGATCCCGCCCAATGCGAACCAGCCTTATGATATGAAGGAACTGATCGCCAAGGTGGTCGATGAAGGCGAGTTCTTCGAAGTGCAGCCGGGGCATGCGGGCAATATCGTGATCGGCTTTGGCCGCGTCGAAGGCTGCACTGTCGGCATTGTCGCCAATCAGCCTATGGTGCTGGCGGGCGTTCTGGACATCAACAGCAGCCGCAAGGCTGGGCGTTTCGTCCGCTTCTGCGATGCATTCGAAATTCCGATCATCACCTTTGTCGATGTTCCCGGTTTCCTGCCCGGCACTGCGCAGGAATATAATGGCATCATCAAGCATGGCGCGAAGCTGCTCTTCGCCTATGCCGAAGCGACTGTGCCCAAAATCACCGTTATCACCCGCAAGGCCTATGGCGGCGCTTACGACGTGATGGCGTCAAAGCATCTGCGCGGTGATCTAAACTATGCCTGGCCGACCGCCGAAATCGCGGTGATGGGCGCGAAGGGCGCGGTGGAAATCATCTTCCGCAGCGACATTGGCGATCCCGAAAAGATTGCCGAGCGCACCAAAGAATATGAAGACCGCTTCGCCAACCCCTTCGTTGCGGCGAGCAAGGGCTTTATCGACGAGGTGATCCACCCGCATTCCACGCGGCGCCGGATCGCGCTGGGCCTTCGCAAACTGCGCAACAAGCAGTTGGAGAACCCGTGGAAGAAGCATGACAATATTCCGTTGTAG
- a CDS encoding enoyl-CoA hydratase-related protein, which yields MTYETITVEVADKIATITLNRPERMNACSLAMAGEINDALSADLGDARCLIITGAGRGFCSGADLSARGSSSISGGEGSYIALTRHYNPLMINLARLNMPIITAVNGAAAGVGCSIGLCGDFVIAGKSGYFLQAFVNIGLVPDGGASWMLPRMIGKARATEMMMLGEKISAEKAEDWGMIYKCVEDADLLTEARALATRLANGPTVSYAVMRKNILTAMENSYAEQLLAEAEGQRIAGSSEDAAEGGLAFLQKRKPEFKGK from the coding sequence ATGACCTACGAAACCATCACCGTCGAAGTGGCGGACAAGATTGCAACCATCACCCTCAACCGCCCGGAACGGATGAACGCTTGCAGCCTCGCTATGGCCGGGGAAATTAACGACGCATTGTCGGCCGATTTGGGAGATGCGCGGTGCCTGATTATCACAGGTGCTGGTCGTGGGTTTTGCTCGGGGGCAGACTTGTCTGCACGTGGTAGCAGCTCAATTTCCGGCGGCGAGGGAAGCTATATTGCACTCACCCGCCATTATAACCCGCTGATGATCAATCTGGCGCGATTGAACATGCCGATCATCACGGCAGTCAATGGCGCGGCTGCGGGCGTGGGCTGTTCGATTGGTCTGTGCGGAGATTTCGTGATTGCGGGCAAATCGGGCTATTTTCTTCAGGCGTTCGTAAATATCGGCCTCGTCCCCGATGGCGGCGCGTCTTGGATGCTGCCGCGCATGATCGGCAAGGCGCGTGCGACCGAAATGATGATGCTTGGCGAAAAAATCAGCGCCGAGAAGGCCGAAGATTGGGGCATGATCTATAAATGCGTCGAGGACGCGGACCTGTTGACCGAAGCCCGAGCTCTGGCAACACGGCTCGCCAATGGACCGACCGTTTCCTATGCTGTGATGCGCAAGAACATCCTGACAGCAATGGAAAACAGCTACGCCGAACAGCTTCTTGCCGAAGCAGAAGGGCAGCGGATTGCAGGCAGCAGTGAGGATGCAGCGGAAGGCGGCCTCGCTTTCCTGCAAAAGCGTAAGCCCGAGTTCAAGGGCAAGTAA
- the bioB gene encoding biotin synthase BioB, whose product MTVRTDWTREEIAALFDLPFDELVFQAATVHRAHHAVGQIQLCTLLSIKTGGCPEDCGYCSQSVKADSGVEATKLMEVQQVLQKAAQAADAGSKRFCMGAAWRNPKDRDMPAIVEIVKSVRAMGMETCMTLGMLTPKQAEMLAEAGLDYYNHNIDTSPERYNEIITTRTMQDRLDTLDHVRKAGINVCSGGIVGMGETRADRVGFIHTLATLEQHPESVPVNALVPVKGTVLGDMLADTPLAKIDDIEFVRTIAVARITMPMSMVRLSAGRESMSEATQALCFMAGANSIFTGDKLLTAANAGDDKDAALMAKLGLKPMESEEPLRACKVLEAAE is encoded by the coding sequence GTGACCGTTCGCACCGATTGGACGCGCGAAGAGATCGCTGCGCTGTTCGACCTGCCATTTGACGAGCTGGTCTTTCAGGCCGCGACCGTGCACCGCGCGCATCATGCCGTGGGGCAGATCCAGCTTTGTACCTTGCTTTCGATCAAGACCGGCGGGTGCCCGGAAGATTGCGGCTATTGCAGCCAGTCGGTGAAGGCCGATAGCGGCGTCGAGGCAACCAAGCTGATGGAAGTGCAGCAGGTGCTGCAAAAGGCCGCGCAGGCCGCCGATGCGGGCAGCAAACGGTTCTGCATGGGTGCCGCCTGGCGCAACCCCAAGGATCGCGACATGCCGGCGATTGTCGAGATTGTGAAATCGGTCCGCGCCATGGGTATGGAAACCTGCATGACGCTGGGCATGCTGACGCCCAAACAGGCCGAAATGCTCGCCGAGGCGGGCCTCGATTATTACAACCACAATATCGATACTTCGCCCGAACGCTATAACGAGATCATCACCACGCGCACGATGCAGGATCGGCTCGACACACTCGATCATGTCCGCAAGGCGGGCATAAATGTGTGCAGCGGGGGGATAGTCGGCATGGGTGAAACGCGCGCAGACCGCGTGGGCTTCATCCACACGCTGGCGACGTTGGAACAGCATCCCGAAAGCGTGCCGGTAAACGCTCTGGTGCCAGTAAAGGGCACCGTGCTGGGCGATATGCTTGCCGATACGCCGCTGGCCAAGATCGACGACATCGAGTTCGTCCGCACCATCGCCGTCGCGCGGATCACGATGCCGATGAGCATGGTCCGCCTGAGCGCAGGCCGCGAGAGCATGAGCGAGGCGACGCAGGCCTTGTGCTTCATGGCGGGCGCGAACAGCATTTTCACCGGCGACAAGCTGCTGACAGCCGCGAATGCCGGTGATGACAAGGATGCGGCGTTGATGGCGAAGCTCGGCCTTAAACCAATGGAATCTGAGGAACCTTTGCGTGCGTGCAAGGTTCTGGAAGCAGCTGAATAG
- a CDS encoding acetyl-CoA carboxylase biotin carboxylase subunit: MFKKILIANRGEIARRVIKTARRMGIQTVAVYSDADARAPFVLDADEAVHIGPSPAAQSYLIAEKIIQACKATGAEAVHPGYGFLSERTSFAEALAAEGIAFIGPPVNAIAAMGDKIESKKLAMEAGVNVVPGFVGEIEDTEHAVRISNEIGYPVMMKASAGGGGKGMRLAYDEKDVREGFDAVKREGLNSFGDDRVFIEKFILNPRHIEIQILGDKHGNILYLNERECSIQRRHQKVVEEAPSPFVTPKMRKAMGEQCVALARAVGYYSAGTVELIVSGADPTGESFYFLEMNTRLQVEHPVTECITGIDLVEQMIRVAYGEKLAMTQDDIKIDGWAIENRVYAEDPYRGFLPSTGRIVRYNPPVPGWAGDIRGVDGVRVDDGVADGGEVSMFYDPMIAKLITWGKTRDEAADKQVAALDRFELEGLGHNIDFVSAIMQHPRFRSGELTTGFIAEEYPDGFAGAPASEDLIRKLCAIAGVVATSTSERARHIDGQLGDNLPAIRNWLVSVDKQRHDVIVHNGQVTVDGQKMELQTDYVPGARMVHAVADGESLAVKVTKSGSGFKMTTRGASHSVVCLPEHVAPLSKHMIEKIPPDLSKYLICPMPGLITAVNVEAGDKVEAGQPLAIVEAMKMENILRAEKAGVVKSVNAKAGDSLAVDAIILEME; encoded by the coding sequence ATGTTCAAGAAAATCCTCATAGCCAACCGTGGTGAAATCGCACGCCGGGTTATCAAAACCGCTCGTCGCATGGGTATCCAGACGGTTGCGGTCTATTCGGATGCCGATGCGCGCGCGCCCTTTGTGCTCGATGCCGATGAGGCGGTGCATATCGGGCCTTCGCCTGCTGCGCAGTCTTACCTGATCGCCGAGAAGATCATTCAGGCGTGCAAGGCAACCGGCGCGGAAGCGGTGCATCCGGGCTATGGTTTCCTTTCAGAGCGCACCAGCTTTGCCGAGGCGCTGGCCGCAGAGGGCATCGCCTTTATCGGCCCGCCGGTGAACGCGATTGCCGCGATGGGCGACAAGATCGAATCCAAGAAATTGGCGATGGAAGCGGGCGTAAACGTCGTTCCCGGTTTCGTCGGCGAGATTGAGGACACCGAACATGCGGTGCGCATCTCGAACGAGATCGGCTATCCGGTGATGATGAAGGCCTCTGCTGGCGGCGGTGGCAAGGGCATGCGGCTTGCCTATGACGAGAAGGATGTGCGCGAGGGCTTTGACGCCGTAAAGCGCGAAGGGCTGAACTCATTCGGCGACGATCGCGTGTTCATCGAGAAATTCATTCTCAATCCGCGCCATATCGAGATCCAGATTTTGGGCGATAAGCATGGCAATATTCTCTATCTCAACGAACGCGAATGCAGCATCCAGCGCCGCCACCAGAAGGTGGTCGAGGAAGCGCCATCGCCCTTTGTCACGCCGAAGATGCGCAAGGCGATGGGCGAGCAATGCGTCGCGCTTGCGCGCGCGGTGGGCTATTATTCTGCCGGAACGGTCGAACTGATTGTTTCCGGTGCTGATCCGACAGGCGAGAGCTTCTACTTCCTCGAAATGAACACCCGCCTGCAGGTGGAGCATCCGGTCACGGAGTGCATCACCGGTATCGACCTGGTCGAACAGATGATCCGCGTCGCCTATGGCGAAAAGCTTGCCATGACGCAGGACGACATCAAGATCGATGGCTGGGCAATCGAGAACCGGGTCTATGCCGAAGATCCCTATCGCGGCTTCCTGCCGTCCACCGGGCGCATCGTGCGCTATAATCCACCGGTGCCGGGTTGGGCAGGGGATATACGCGGCGTCGATGGCGTGCGCGTAGACGATGGCGTCGCCGATGGTGGCGAAGTCAGCATGTTCTACGACCCGATGATCGCCAAGCTCATCACCTGGGGCAAAACCCGCGACGAAGCCGCCGACAAGCAGGTTGCCGCGCTCGACCGTTTCGAGCTCGAAGGGTTGGGCCACAATATCGATTTCGTCTCGGCAATCATGCAGCACCCGCGCTTCCGCTCGGGCGAGTTGACGACGGGCTTTATCGCGGAAGAGTATCCCGATGGCTTTGCAGGTGCTCCGGCATCGGAAGACCTGATCCGTAAGCTATGCGCGATTGCCGGCGTAGTCGCTACCAGTACTTCGGAACGTGCGCGACACATTGACGGACAATTGGGCGACAATCTGCCCGCGATCCGCAACTGGCTGGTTTCGGTCGATAAGCAGCGGCACGACGTCATCGTCCACAACGGGCAGGTCACCGTCGACGGTCAGAAGATGGAACTGCAGACCGACTATGTCCCTGGCGCGCGTATGGTGCATGCCGTTGCCGATGGCGAAAGCCTTGCCGTCAAGGTCACCAAATCGGGTTCGGGCTTCAAGATGACAACACGCGGCGCAAGCCACAGCGTGGTATGTCTACCTGAGCATGTCGCGCCGCTCTCGAAGCACATGATCGAAAAGATTCCGCCCGATCTTTCCAAATATCTCATCTGCCCGATGCCCGGACTGATCACCGCCGTGAACGTTGAGGCAGGCGACAAGGTGGAGGCAGGTCAACCGCTGGCGATTGTTGAAGCGATGAAGATGGAGAACATCCTGCGTGCCGAAAAAGCCGGCGTCGTCAAATCGGTCAACGCCAAGGCTGGAGACAGCCTGGCGGTGGACGCGATCATCCTAGAAATGGAGTAA
- the scpA gene encoding methylmalonyl-CoA mutase — MSKNSLSDWQTAAAKEVKGKGLTWHTPEGIDVKPLYTAEDVTADPGLPGFAPFTRGVRASMYAGRPWTIRQYAGFSTAEESNAFYRRNLAAGQKGLSVAFDLATHRGYDSDHPRVVGDVGKAGVAIDSVEDMKILFDGIPLDQMSVSMTMNGAVIPILAFFIVAGQEQGVPTEQLDGTIQNDILKEFMVRNTYIYPPEPSMRIISDIFAYTSANMPKFNSISISGYHMQEAGATQVQELAFTIADGMEYVKYGVASGLDIDKFAGRLSFFFAIGMNFFMEVAKLRAARVLWHRVMTKLGAQDERSKMLRTHCQTSGVSLQEQDPYNNVIRTTIEAMAAMLGGTQSLHTNALDEAIALPTDFSARIARNTQIVIQEETGMCNVVDPLGGSYYIEALTQELVDKAWEIIERVENEGGMAKAVAAGWPKAMIEEAAAARQARVDRGEDVIVGVNKYRLASEDQLETLEVDNHAVREGQIARLKKMRETRDEAKCRAALAALAEGAKGKGNLLELAVEAARHRASLGEISDAMEAAFGRYGTTPTPVKGVYGAAYDGDARYNQVLEGVVAVERRLGRKPKLLVAKMGQDGHDRGANVIASAFADMGFDVVSGPLFQTPEETVVLALSENVDIVGASSLAAGHKTLIPELINRLRENGRSDIKVIAGGVIPPQDYDFLRDAGVQGIYGPGSNVVECAADVLTLLGHNMPPLGEAA, encoded by the coding sequence ATGAGTAAGAACAGCCTATCCGATTGGCAGACCGCCGCCGCAAAAGAGGTGAAGGGCAAGGGCCTGACCTGGCACACGCCCGAAGGCATTGACGTCAAGCCGCTCTATACCGCGGAAGATGTGACGGCTGATCCGGGCCTGCCTGGTTTCGCGCCATTCACTCGCGGCGTCCGCGCGTCAATGTATGCCGGTCGCCCATGGACGATCCGCCAATATGCAGGCTTTTCAACCGCAGAGGAATCTAACGCATTCTACCGTCGCAACCTTGCGGCAGGGCAGAAGGGCCTGTCGGTCGCCTTCGACCTCGCGACCCACCGCGGCTATGACAGCGATCATCCGCGGGTGGTCGGCGATGTCGGCAAGGCGGGTGTGGCGATCGACAGTGTCGAGGATATGAAAATCCTCTTCGACGGCATCCCGCTCGACCAGATGTCGGTGTCGATGACGATGAACGGCGCGGTCATCCCGATCCTCGCCTTCTTCATCGTTGCCGGGCAGGAGCAGGGCGTTCCGACCGAACAGCTCGACGGCACCATCCAGAACGACATCCTCAAAGAGTTCATGGTCCGCAACACCTACATTTATCCGCCCGAACCAAGCATGCGGATCATCTCGGACATTTTTGCCTACACCTCGGCAAATATGCCCAAGTTCAACTCAATCTCGATTTCCGGCTATCACATGCAGGAGGCCGGGGCGACGCAGGTTCAGGAACTCGCCTTCACCATCGCCGACGGCATGGAATATGTGAAATATGGCGTCGCCAGCGGCCTCGATATCGACAAGTTCGCTGGGCGCTTGAGCTTCTTCTTCGCCATCGGCATGAATTTCTTCATGGAAGTAGCCAAGCTGCGCGCTGCCCGTGTGCTTTGGCACCGCGTGATGACCAAGCTTGGTGCGCAGGATGAGCGCTCCAAAATGCTGCGCACCCACTGCCAGACGTCGGGCGTGTCGCTGCAGGAGCAGGACCCCTACAACAACGTCATCCGTACCACGATCGAGGCGATGGCCGCGATGCTCGGCGGCACCCAGTCGCTGCACACCAACGCGCTGGACGAAGCGATTGCGCTGCCCACCGATTTCTCCGCCCGCATCGCGCGCAACACGCAGATCGTGATCCAGGAAGAGACGGGAATGTGCAATGTCGTCGATCCGCTGGGTGGCAGCTATTATATCGAGGCGCTGACGCAGGAACTGGTCGACAAGGCTTGGGAGATTATCGAGCGCGTCGAAAACGAAGGCGGCATGGCGAAGGCGGTTGCCGCTGGCTGGCCCAAGGCGATGATTGAGGAGGCGGCTGCTGCCCGTCAGGCTCGCGTCGACCGGGGCGAAGACGTCATCGTCGGCGTCAACAAATACCGGCTTGCCAGCGAAGACCAACTCGAAACGCTGGAGGTGGATAACCACGCGGTTCGCGAAGGCCAGATTGCCCGCCTGAAAAAGATGCGCGAGACGCGTGACGAGGCGAAATGTCGCGCTGCGCTCGCAGCGTTGGCCGAAGGTGCGAAGGGCAAGGGGAACCTCCTTGAACTGGCGGTCGAGGCCGCACGCCATCGCGCTTCGCTTGGTGAGATTTCCGATGCCATGGAAGCGGCCTTTGGACGCTATGGAACAACGCCAACGCCGGTAAAGGGCGTCTATGGCGCGGCCTATGATGGCGATGCTCGCTACAATCAGGTGCTGGAGGGTGTTGTCGCCGTAGAGCGCCGCCTTGGCCGCAAACCCAAACTGCTCGTTGCGAAAATGGGGCAGGACGGTCACGATCGCGGGGCGAATGTCATCGCCTCGGCCTTTGCCGATATGGGTTTTGACGTCGTCTCCGGCCCGCTGTTCCAGACACCCGAAGAAACCGTGGTGCTGGCGCTGAGCGAAAATGTCGACATCGTCGGCGCATCGAGCCTTGCCGCTGGGCACAAGACGCTGATCCCCGAACTGATCAACCGCCTGCGTGAAAATGGGCGGAGCGATATCAAGGTGATCGCGGGCGGCGTTATCCCGCCGCAGGATTATGATTTCCTGCGCGATGCAGGCGTGCAGGGCATTTACGGCCCGGGCAGCAATGTCGTTGAATGTGCTGCCGACGTACTGACCCTCCTCGGCCATAACATGCCGCCATTGGGAGAAGCTGCGTGA